The Verrucomicrobium spinosum DSM 4136 = JCM 18804 DNA segment AAGCGTGAGAAGGTGGTACAGGGTGAGTGACGGGGTTGTAGGTGGGGCGGATTTCAGTGCCTATGGGGAACGCACTCTGTCCTTCAGCGGTCCTGGAGAGGCGGAGCGCGGTTACACTGGTCACTTAACACATAGCTCCAGCGGCCTTCTGATAGCTCCTTATCGCGCATATGACCCCAAATACGCAAGATGGTTAAGCGAAGATCCAATTGGAGAGACCGGCGGCATCAACCTGTATCAATACGTCAGCAATAGCCCAGCCCGATACGTTGACGATTCGGGTTTGTTAGTGGCGGCACCTGTAGTGGCTGCCGAGGGGGTTATAATTATAGGTATTGGTGTCCTAATTCTGATACCCTTGCTCCGAGAATTACAGAAACATGCCCCGTCATTTCCATCTCCGCGATTTTATCCCTCGGAGTCCGAGCAGAAGGAGGAAGAACCGTGCCCTCCCGCTGAGCGAAACCCCGCTGAAGACAGGCTGCTGGATGATAAAGAAGCAAAGAGAGAAGCAAAGAGACACGGATTCAAAGGCCCCCATGAACTTAAGGATTCAGTTGGCGGTGTGCCCAATGGTCATTTTGATATTTACAAAGGCAGAGATGGCAATCTCTATGTAAAACCGAAAGGTGGAATCGGGCCGGGAGAAAGGGTGTATCCAAACTGATACTTTCCATTCCACCTTCACCCACGGTCTGGGGCAGCCATGTGCAAGTTGACAGCGTTACAGAGCACGCCTAACAAACTGGACAGCCAGTGCAAACACATTTCAACTTCAGGCGCCCCTTGCCAAAGCAGGGGGCGTTGCTGGAAATTCTCAAGAAAATGAGTGTTTTTCAAGCCAAACTCACAATCGTAAGTGCCACGCTCACGCCCGCTCAAATCACCAAAGAATTGGCGCAGGCGGCCACCTTCTCCAAAGCAATTGGCGACCCAAAACCAGGCAACAATTCTGTCCATGAAAAGTCACTTTGGATTTTGCACTTTGGGGAGGAGAGGGAAGAGGCGCTTCAGTTACTTCAAGAGAGATTCCTTCACTTTGTTGGTTTAAACAAAGGTGTACTTTCCCAGTTGGCGACAACACCCGACACGGCAATCTACCTCACTATCATCGCCGCCTACAGTGGTTTCCACATGGGACTTGTTCTGACTACAGAGGAAATTGCCCTTCTAGCAGAAGCGAGGGTGGCCCTGGACTTCAATGTCTCAGTTGAAGACGATTGACCTGAGCACTCCGCCCCTCCTTCATCACCCCCGACGTACATGTTTACGCATCCAAATTCACCGGAACCTCATCAAGGGCGGTAAAGGCAGCCTTCTATAGGGGACCGAAGTGGATTCGTATTTTGTATTGGTGTTCTTGGGGCGCTGTTTGCAGCAGCATGCTGATTCCCCTCATTTCCTCGATTTGGTCCAAGTTAAGGGAGTAGGCTCAGGCAGAGTTCAATCATTGTACTGTTGACGACGATGCAGTTGCTTTTGTTTATCTTGTTCGGCTGCAGCAACTTTGCCGCCGGGGTGTTTTGGTTGCTCATGCGGCTGAGCCTCATTCGCAAGCATCCATCGATGGGGTGCATTCCAAGGACCTGGAGCGAGACCTTTCAAACCGTGTCTGAGGCCACACCCTCACACAGGCGCGGCTTCTACCTCTTCCTCATGTTGTCCCTGTCGATCTGGGCAGTCTTCATGCTCTTTCTCACATGAGATCCGGATTCCACTTCCACTACAAAGGCAACTTCTCAGGAGCCCTGGGTTAACCTCCTTTCACGCTGTTCTCACCTCCCCAAACGCACTCGCCAGATGCAGCAACACATCGCTGGCCACCAGGGTCTCCTCTGACGCCGCACCCGTCGCAATCGCCACCTCGGCCGCGCGGCCTGACAGCCAAGACCCCAGACAAGCGGCGTCATACACCGTTATCCCCTGCCCGATCAACGCGGCGCTGAGACCGGTGAGGACATCGCCCATGCCGCCGCTGGCCATGCCGGGTGTGCCGGTGGCGTTGTAGGCGGTGGGATGACCTTGGGTGGCGATGACGGTGCGAGAGCCTTTGAGCAGGAGGGTGGTTGCAGGAAACTTTTCCACAAACTCCCGGGCGGTCTGGGCGCGGCTCTGCGGTGACCAGCCGGGAAGGGCTTCGACGAGGCGGGCCATCTCGCCGGGATGAGGAGTCAACAGACTGGGCGCGCGACGTTCATGCAGCACGGCCAGTCCGGTGCGCGCCAGCATGTTGAGCGCATCCGCATCCAGCACCACGGGACACGGGGCCAGACGGATGACGTCCAGCACCTCGGCCTCATTGGCATGCCCCAGGCCCGGGCCAATGCCCAGGCAGTCGTGCCTCTGCTCCAGCACCTCGTGGTAGTCCACCACGCACTTGACCATCACTTCTGCCGGGGCTTTGACCGCGATCAGGGGATACACGTCCTCCTTTACATAGAGCGTCACCAGTCCCGCCCCGCCGCGCAGGGCCCCTTCCGCCGCGAGGATGGCTGCGCCGAGATAGCCACGCGAACCCGCGATCAAGCCCACGCGACCCGCCTGCCCTTTGTGGAAGTCAAACGACCGCCGTGGCAAGCGCGGCAGCAACGTGGCTGCCGTGAGCACCTCTTGGCTGAGATCGCCCTTGGCATCTTCCAACTCACGCAGCGGCACCACGGCCAGTCTTCCCACATGCCCAACGGCGGCATCGGCCAGCAAAGGTGTCTTCACGTGAGCGATGGTCACCGTCAGATCTGCCTGCACCGTTGGCTCCTCCGGCACGCCCGTCTCCGGATTGAGCCCGGAGGGCAGATCCAGCGCCACGGTGAAGGCGTGGCGGCGCTGGCGCAGCTCGTTCATGGCGCGCACCGCACCGGCCAGCGGCTCGCGCAGAGGCCCGCGTGCGGCCCCGATGCCCACCAGGCCATCGATCAGCACCACGCGCCCTTGCAGCCGGGCGATCGCCTCCACCGACTGACACACCGGCACCACCTCCTCCAGCTCCGCCCAATGCTGGGCCGGGAGCGGCTTGAAGTCCTCCACAGGGTACGCGCACCACGCCATCACCTGCCAGCCCGCTTGCAAGAGATGCTTGGCCGCCACCAAGGCGTCGCCCGCGTTGTTCCCCTTCCCCAGGAACAGCACCGCCATGCCGCCGTTAGGGTGGAACTGCTGGATCACCTCCGCGATGCCGAGGCCCGCCTCATCCATGAGGTCTGAAGCCTGCACACCCCGGGCAAAGGCGGCGGACTCAGCCTCCTGCATCTGCTGACAAGTGAGAATCATGGGGAAAGGGGAGTTGAGATGTGCCGCAAGCGGCACGTTGAGACGCGTTGCTGGTTGAGACGCTTCGCTGGTTTAGGCTGAAGCACTGCACCGATCAGTTATATACCAAAAGGGCTCCTTCTGCGACCCCTTCGGGGTCGGTCCGACTTTCCTGTCCACCGGAGGTGTCAGTCGCTCCGCTCCCTCAACCTCCGGCTACCTTCTGTGATGCCTTCGGCATACCCCGCTACGCGGGAGACACAAGACTTGAAGACGCAAGACGCAAGACGCAAGACGCAAGACGCAAGACCTGAGTTCAGGGGAAGGAGATTGCGGGCAGAGAGTGCCAACCCGCTGCACGCCGCTCAGGGTTGGAGTAACACCTTGACGCACTGAGCCGTCATGGGACTTGCGAGGAGTGATTCCGCTTAAAAGCGGTACTCCAACCCTGCTGCGGAGCGGGGGTGCAGGATTGGCTGAGCCAGTCGGGGAGCACCATGGCGGCCTAATGGGAGCGGCGTCGCAAGCAAGGCAACCTTCCCTGTCGCCCGCGGGGTTGGAGTTCCGCGTTTACGCGGTCAGGGTGTCATGTCCCAAGGCGCTGCTCCGTCAGGTGCCTGGGCATCCCACTCCCAGCCCCCTCAGGCTGAAGCCCGTACTCCGTACAACTTCAGCCCCAACACCTTGACGCACTGCCCACTGACGTACTGACGCACTGGACTCCAAAGCCCCTGACGCATCCCATCAAACCACGCTCCGACCGCGCTCCCATTTCCTAAAACCCAGCGCTACTTCGCTTGTTTAAACGCCATGATGCCCTTTACCACGCCCACGGCGATGCGCTCGCGGTACAGACCGGTCATCATCCCGGCGCGTTCGGCCGAGTTGCTCACGAAGCCGCACTCCACAAGCACAGCGGGATTCTTCGTGGTGGCCCGGATGACGTGGAAGTTCGCATGCTTGACCCCGCGATTCTGCAGGCGGGTCTCCTGGATGAGATAAGCCTGGATGTACCCGGCCAGCATGTAGCTGCGGTCGTGGCAGTAGAAGGTCTCCAGGCCGTGGCCCGAGCCAGACTTGTTGTAGTTGTAATGGATGCTGACGAAGATGGCGTTGCCATCCCGGTTCCCGATCGCAGAACGCCCCCCCAAGGGAATGAAGACATCCGTGCTCCGGGTCATGACCACCTTGTAGCCCTGCTTGCGCAGGAGTTGCTCTACCCGGCGTGCCGTATCCAGCGCCAGGTGCTTTTCAAAAACGTATCCGATGGAGGCTCCGCGGTCATGCCCGCCGTGCCCGGGATCAATGATCACCGTGTCGAACGCCTGGGCGGCGTTGCCCGTCACGAGAAAAAACATGGCGCACAGGCCCGCGAACCATCCCCGGGTCCCCGACACTTTGGTCCGTGGGAGGGTCTTCAAAGTGCTGAACGTAGGGAAGCGAAACATGCGGCTTGAACTCGACTGGTGAGGGATTTCACACAGGGGGTGGGCGGCCCCCTCCTTAGATCGTAACCTCCGCCCTAGCAACATCAAAAAAAAGCCGCAGACCCGAAGGTCTGCGGCCAGAGGAAGGGTCGAAGATCAGCAGAAGCCTGGCTTATTCCGGACCCACGGTGTTATAGGCACCTTCAGCGCCGTCGGCACCAGCAAAACGAGCGAACAGATTGTCAGCGCCGCCCTTGAGCTTGGAGGCAGCGTTCTTGTCTTCCAGCTGCTGGAGGGCCACGCTGGAATCGTTCTGGCCGATGATCACCTTGCCACCGGACCAGGAACGGCCAGGAGCGTTGGTGCCAGCCAGCTGGGGATTCCAGCTAGGGTCCCAAGCAGCGCTCACCGGGTTTTCATACACCAGCGGAAGGCTGCCGGAAGCGGAGTCTGAAGCGCCCGTGGTGAAAGCCCAGTGGTTTTCATTTGTCTGCACGGCCTGATCGCCGTTGGTACCCACTTTACCGTCCGGGTTGCCATAGCGGCTCACCGGGCAGCCAAAGATCATCTCGTTATCGAGGATCTGCTCCTCGAACAACACGCGAAACACGCCGTTGGCCGTGCTAGTATCTCCCGTGCCACCAGTCCCACCCGTCCCACCGCTT contains these protein-coding regions:
- a CDS encoding type II secretion system protein, which codes for MRKGLKKGFTLIELLVVITIIAILASLAVPTFGRIQERGNITKGISNARQIITALRIYSSDHSGNYPDIAVSSGSGGTGGTGGTGDTSTANGVFRVLFEEQILDNEMIFGCPVSRYGNPDGKVGTNGDQAVQTNENHWAFTTGASDSASGSLPLVYENPVSAAWDPSWNPQLAGTNAPGRSWSGGKVIIGQNDSSVALQQLEDKNAASKLKGGADNLFARFAGADGAEGAYNTVGPE
- a CDS encoding bifunctional ADP-dependent NAD(P)H-hydrate dehydratase/NAD(P)H-hydrate epimerase is translated as MILTCQQMQEAESAAFARGVQASDLMDEAGLGIAEVIQQFHPNGGMAVLFLGKGNNAGDALVAAKHLLQAGWQVMAWCAYPVEDFKPLPAQHWAELEEVVPVCQSVEAIARLQGRVVLIDGLVGIGAARGPLREPLAGAVRAMNELRQRRHAFTVALDLPSGLNPETGVPEEPTVQADLTVTIAHVKTPLLADAAVGHVGRLAVVPLRELEDAKGDLSQEVLTAATLLPRLPRRSFDFHKGQAGRVGLIAGSRGYLGAAILAAEGALRGGAGLVTLYVKEDVYPLIAVKAPAEVMVKCVVDYHEVLEQRHDCLGIGPGLGHANEAEVLDVIRLAPCPVVLDADALNMLARTGLAVLHERRAPSLLTPHPGEMARLVEALPGWSPQSRAQTAREFVEKFPATTLLLKGSRTVIATQGHPTAYNATGTPGMASGGMGDVLTGLSAALIGQGITVYDAACLGSWLSGRAAEVAIATGAASEETLVASDVLLHLASAFGEVRTA
- a CDS encoding N-acetylmuramoyl-L-alanine amidase family protein; this translates as MFFLVTGNAAQAFDTVIIDPGHGGHDRGASIGYVFEKHLALDTARRVEQLLRKQGYKVVMTRSTDVFIPLGGRSAIGNRDGNAIFVSIHYNYNKSGSGHGLETFYCHDRSYMLAGYIQAYLIQETRLQNRGVKHANFHVIRATTKNPAVLVECGFVSNSAERAGMMTGLYRERIAVGVVKGIMAFKQAK
- a CDS encoding DUF4279 domain-containing protein, translating into MQTHFNFRRPLPKQGALLEILKKMSVFQAKLTIVSATLTPAQITKELAQAATFSKAIGDPKPGNNSVHEKSLWILHFGEEREEALQLLQERFLHFVGLNKGVLSQLATTPDTAIYLTIIAAYSGFHMGLVLTTEEIALLAEARVALDFNVSVEDD